The Hemicordylus capensis ecotype Gifberg chromosome 6, rHemCap1.1.pri, whole genome shotgun sequence genome window below encodes:
- the LOC128331386 gene encoding GTPase IMAP family member 8-like, which produces MSDAPQSGGPLEAVGPQDDCLPLPNGNYAPATHHHQTAPLFVAQGSAWSRTLPLPHPGVILATHPRNRSLHSLQRAGCTLVTSGFFSDGPSPLPQIPELRIVLVGKPGAGKSATGNSILGKEAFEVGSRTTSCHLGIRAWERRRVILIDTPAIPDLDGDNPQTSPAVQHCFRLSRPGPHALVLVTQLGLFTEEDKKAIGWVQKVFGPEALKNTILVFAGKDALGSQTLVEYLSDNKGHQDMFDACNCQGYVFHSKEREECLVEELLSKVEKMVLANSYRPFCILETAKPPPNLAKEMQVMEVEGECKEIILRVETENSNAGGEGTLARAAANESIALPFEEPELRIVLVGKTGGGKSATGNTILRGKCFDSRLDLNLVTKSCQLGIREWRGKRVVVLDTPALFDAGCQDAAGRELCLCLSSPAPRALVLVTQVGRFTEEDHQAAEEVKKIFGSKAPKDMIVLFTRREDLCDGSLEDYISHSDNQCFKELIDACGSRYCGFNNKETGEKAAAQAEQLLSKIEEMMESENKSETFTVITLVEASEKQTRKRPRDEEEEESHKHVDTE; this is translated from the exons ATGTCGGATGCTCCCCAAT ctggggggcccctcgaggcagtggggccccaagacgactgcctccccttgcctaatggtaattatgcccctgccacccaccaccaccaaactgcCCCTCTGTTTGTGGCCCAAGGCAGTGCCTGGAGCaggaccctccccctccctcaccctggGGTCATATTGGCCACACACCCTCGAAACAGGTCTCTGCATAGCCTGCAGCGTGCTGGCTGCACACTTGTAACATCTGGCTTCTTTTCAGACGgacccagccctttgccccaaATCCCGGAGCTTCGGATTGTCCTCGTTGGGAAGCCGGGAGCAGGGAAGAGTGCAACAGGAAACTCCATTCTTGGCAAGGAGGCATTTGAGGTCGGCTCCAGAACAACCTCTTGTCACCTAGGAATCCGGGCATGGGAGAGGAGGCGGGTCATCCTCATTGACACTCCAGCTATTCCAGACCTGGATGGGGACAACCCCCAGACTTCCCCTGCAGTCCAGCACTGCTTCCGTCTTTCCAGGCCAGGCCCCCACGCTCTGGTGTTGGTGACCCAGCTGGGCCTTTTCACAGAGGAAGACAAGAAGGCGATAGGCTGGGTCCAGAAGGTGTTTGGCCCCGAAGCCTTGAAGAACACCATCCTTGTATTTGCTGGAAAAGatgctctgggcagccaaaccttggTGGAGTATCTCTCTGATAACAAGGGTCATCAGGACATGTTTGATGCCTGTAATTGCCAGGGCTACGTATTCCATAGCAAAGAGAGGGAAGAATGTTTGGTTGAGGAACTGCTCTCCAAGGTTGAGAAGATGGTGCTGGCAAATTCATACAGACCCTTCTGCATCCTTGAAACGGCCAAGCCTCCCCCAAACcttgcaaaggaaatgcaagttaTGGAGGTGGAAGGAGAATGCAAAGAGATCATTTTGCGGGTGGAAACGGAGAACTCAAATGCAGGAGGAGAAGGCACCCTTGCTCGGG CAGCTGCCAATGAGAGCATCGCCCTGCCTTTTGAGGAACCAGAGCTGCGGATTGTCCTTGTTGGGAAGACAGGCGGAGGGAAAAGTGCGACTGGAAATACCATCCTTAGGGGAAAATGTTTCGACTCCAGGCTTGACTTAAATCTGGTCACAAAGTCTTGCCAGTTAGGAATCAGGGAATGGAGGGGGAAGCGAGTTGTCGTTCTTGACACACCCGCCCTTTTTGATGCTGGATGCCAGGATGCTGCTGGGAGGGAGCTCTGCCTCTGCCTTTCCAGCCCAGCCCCCCGTGCTCTGGTGCTGGTGACCCAAGTGGGCCGTTTCACGGAGGAAGACCACCAGGCAGCAGAGGAAGTGAAGAAGATATTCGGCAGCAAGGCCCCAAAGGATATGATCGTCTTATTCACACGCAGAGAAGACTTGTGCGATGGCAGCCTGGAGGACTATATTTCGCACTCCGACAACCAGTGCTTTAAGGAGTTGATCGATGCATGTGGCAGCCGCTACTGTGGTTTCAACAACAAGGAAAcaggggagaaggcagcagcccaGGCCGAACAGCTGCTTTCCAAAATCGAGGAGATGATGGAGTCAGAGAACAAAAGCGAGACCTTCACGGTTATAACATTGGTTGAAGCTTC